One part of the Paenibacillus silvisoli genome encodes these proteins:
- a CDS encoding IS1182 family transposase (programmed frameshift) translates to MLRPNREKQQNYELVSIEDLVPADHLLRKIDKYIDFSFIDEKVRHLYSQDNGRPAIDPLVLFKMIFLGYFYGIRSERQLERDIQTNLAYRWFLGLGLADRVPDHTTISWNRRTRFKDTTVFQDIFDEIVLQAISHRMVGGRVLISDSTHLKANANKHKYTKEQVKQNTRDYLDELNAAVETDRKAQGKKPLKPREEVNEDKEIKVSTTDPDSGYMVREGKPEGFFYLDHRTVDVKYNLITDVFVTAGNVHDSVPYLSRLDRQRERFGFGVEAVALDSGYLTTPICKGLQDRKIFGVIAHRRFHPTQGLFHKWEFTYNAEQDVYVCPQKQELPYRTTDRHGYRHYASDPELCAVCPMLEHCTRSKNHRKLVTRHVWEDSKEQVRQNRLTKSGKGLYRKRKETIERSFADAKQLHGFRYCRLRGLRNVMEQALMTAAVQNMKKIAFHLDRKAKEG, encoded by the exons ATGCTGCGACCTAATCGGGAAAAGCAACAGAATTACGAACTGGTCTCCATCGAGGATTTAGTTCCCGCTGATCATTTGCTTCGCAAAATTGACAAGTATATTGACTTCTCTTTCATTGATGAAAAGGTTCGTCATCTCTACTCGCAAGATAACGGTCGACCTGCCATCGATCCATTGGTTCTCTTCAAGATGATCTTTCTCGGGTACTTTTACGGCATTCGTTCTGAACGCCAGCTCGAACGTGATATTCAAACCAACCTGGCTTACCGTTGGTTTCTTGGACTTGGCTTAGCTGACCGCGTTCCTGATCACACAACGATTAGCTGGAACCGTCGTACGCGGTTTAAGGACACGACTGTTTTCCAGGATATTTTTGATGAGATTGTGCTGCAGGCTATTTCACACCGCATGGTTGGCGGCCGAGTCCTTATTTCGGATTCGACGCATTTGAAGGCTAATGCAAATAAGCATAAGTACACCAAAGAACAAGTGAAGCAAAACACGCGCGATTATCTCGACGAATTAAACGCCGCGGTCGAGACGGACCGAAAAGCACAAGGAAAAAAGC CTCTAAAACCGCGAGAGGAGGTGAACGAAGACAAAGAGATAAAGGTTAGCACGACCGATCCTGATAGTGGTTACATGGTGCGAGAAGGCAAACCGGAGGGCTTCTTCTACTTAGATCACCGTACCGTCGATGTAAAGTACAACTTGATTACCGATGTCTTCGTCACCGCAGGAAACGTTCATGATTCCGTTCCTTATCTCAGCCGTCTTGATCGTCAACGAGAACGTTTTGGTTTTGGAGTAGAAGCAGTTGCCTTAGATTCCGGTTATTTAACAACCCCGATTTGCAAAGGACTGCAAGACCGCAAGATCTTTGGTGTGATTGCACATCGTCGTTTTCATCCTACGCAAGGTCTTTTCCACAAATGGGAGTTTACGTACAATGCGGAGCAAGATGTGTATGTGTGCCCGCAAAAGCAGGAGTTGCCTTACCGAACGACGGATCGTCACGGTTACCGGCATTACGCGTCAGACCCTGAACTATGTGCTGTATGCCCGATGCTTGAGCACTGCACTCGCTCCAAGAACCATCGCAAGCTCGTAACACGACACGTTTGGGAGGACAGCAAGGAACAGGTGCGACAAAACCGGTTAACCAAATCCGGAAAAGGGCTCTACCGAAAACGAAAAGAAACGATTGAGCGAAGCTTCGCGGACGCTAAACAGCTCCATGGGTTTCGCTATTGCCGTTTGCGGGGACTGCGGAATGTGATGGAGCAAGCGCTCATGACCGCAGCCGTGCAGAACATGAAAAAGATCGCCTTCCATCTGGATAGGAAGGCGAAGGAGGGTTAG